A window of the Paenibacillus woosongensis genome harbors these coding sequences:
- a CDS encoding ABC transporter ATP-binding protein encodes MIGLNTSHLNIAYGDRLIVEDLNISIPKGKITALVGANGSGKSTVLKTMARILQPKSGTVLLNGKSIHKQSTREVAKQLAILPQNPTAPDGLTVYELVSYGRFPHQKGFGSLKSEDRKIVDWAIDATGMNEFADRALEQLSGGQRQRAWIAMALAQETDILFLDEPTTFLDMAHQLEVLQLLEQLNAESSRTIVMVVHDLNHAARYAHHMIAIKKGQAIAEGAPAEVVTSSVLREVFGIEADIVTDPRSGVPLCLPYELYRVAESKGQLPKNSVLTGASDKVAALR; translated from the coding sequence ATGATCGGATTGAATACATCCCATTTAAATATCGCTTATGGAGACCGTCTCATTGTAGAAGACTTGAATATCAGCATTCCTAAAGGGAAAATAACCGCCCTTGTCGGGGCGAACGGTTCGGGGAAATCGACAGTACTGAAAACGATGGCCCGCATCCTGCAGCCTAAATCCGGAACGGTGCTGTTGAACGGGAAATCCATTCATAAGCAGTCGACCCGGGAAGTGGCCAAGCAGCTGGCCATTCTGCCCCAGAATCCGACGGCCCCCGACGGGCTTACGGTCTATGAGCTTGTATCTTACGGCCGCTTTCCGCATCAGAAGGGGTTCGGAAGTCTGAAGTCTGAGGACCGGAAAATCGTCGATTGGGCGATTGATGCTACGGGCATGAACGAGTTTGCAGATCGGGCGCTTGAGCAGTTGTCCGGAGGACAGCGGCAGCGGGCCTGGATCGCCATGGCGCTGGCACAGGAGACGGATATTCTATTTCTGGATGAGCCGACGACCTTCCTGGATATGGCGCACCAGCTGGAGGTGCTGCAGCTGCTGGAGCAGTTGAACGCGGAATCCAGCCGCACCATCGTTATGGTCGTGCATGACTTGAACCATGCCGCAAGGTATGCTCACCATATGATTGCCATTAAGAAGGGGCAAGCCATCGCCGAGGGAGCGCCGGCCGAAGTGGTCACCTCTTCCGTCCTGCGTGAAGTATTCGGCATTGAGGCGGATATTGTGACGGATCCGCGGAGCGGAGTACCGCTGTGCCTTCCGTATGAGCTGTATCGCGTAGCAGAGAGCAAGGGACAGCTTCCGAAGAACAGTGTGCTTACAGGTGCCAGCGACAAGGTGGCAGCACTTCGTTAA
- a CDS encoding DUF3243 domain-containing protein produces MSEHNHVVNKEGEMALNKVNDALRRMDGERKEDILESFDAFKRYLGGRIEVAQSIGLSEEMMAKAAEKIGDYLAANEEPRNREEKLLQELWKAGEQEHRHALAHILVRLVRTTQ; encoded by the coding sequence ATGTCCGAGCATAATCATGTAGTCAACAAAGAAGGCGAGATGGCGCTGAATAAAGTGAATGATGCGCTTAGGCGTATGGATGGGGAACGGAAGGAAGATATCCTCGAGAGTTTCGATGCCTTTAAACGTTATTTGGGAGGGCGGATCGAGGTAGCTCAGAGCATAGGGCTTAGCGAAGAGATGATGGCGAAGGCGGCGGAGAAGATCGGCGATTACCTGGCCGCTAACGAGGAGCCGCGCAATCGGGAAGAGAAGCTACTGCAAGAGCTGTGGAAAGCCGGGGAGCAGGAGCATCGCCATGCTTTGGCCCATATTCTGGTCAGGCTTGTTAGAACAACACAGTAA
- a CDS encoding D-alanyl-D-alanine carboxypeptidase family protein, whose protein sequence is MKERRILSILLICILAAIAITACGKEDTPPQPDNSAAVSQPGANPSNGNEGQGNAAGESSGQGTASDSEQAPAANNPQEGSSAVDKAAAADPHSIAVLVNKELALPEDYEPSDLVYPDVRFTFKEKIEKRMMRSEAAKALEEMFAGAERDGIYLAGVSAYRSHSTQTSLFNRYVARDGEEKAKTYSAVPGHSEHETGLAIDVSGSDGKCAAEDCFGGTKEAEWLAQHSAEYGFIIRYPEGKEAITGYKYEPWHLRYVGKEIAADIFERDITLEEYYDAVPVSGTP, encoded by the coding sequence GTGAAAGAGAGAAGGATCTTATCGATCTTGTTGATTTGCATACTGGCTGCAATCGCCATAACGGCTTGCGGTAAGGAGGATACGCCACCGCAGCCGGATAATTCGGCCGCAGTGTCCCAACCGGGTGCTAACCCGTCAAATGGGAACGAAGGGCAGGGCAATGCTGCTGGAGAAAGCTCTGGTCAGGGAACCGCTTCCGACTCGGAGCAGGCGCCAGCGGCTAACAATCCGCAGGAAGGCTCCTCAGCGGTCGACAAGGCGGCTGCCGCCGATCCTCACAGCATTGCTGTGCTTGTTAATAAAGAGCTGGCTTTACCTGAAGATTATGAGCCGTCCGATTTGGTCTATCCGGATGTACGGTTTACGTTCAAGGAGAAGATTGAGAAGCGGATGATGCGCAGCGAAGCTGCCAAGGCGCTGGAGGAAATGTTCGCCGGAGCCGAGCGGGACGGCATTTATTTGGCTGGCGTATCAGCCTACCGGTCTCACAGTACGCAAACGTCTTTGTTCAATCGTTATGTAGCAAGAGACGGAGAAGAGAAGGCCAAGACATACAGCGCGGTTCCAGGGCATAGCGAGCATGAGACCGGGCTTGCGATCGACGTCTCGGGGAGCGACGGGAAGTGCGCTGCGGAGGATTGCTTTGGAGGAACGAAGGAGGCCGAGTGGCTTGCCCAGCATTCCGCGGAATACGGCTTTATCATCCGTTATCCTGAAGGGAAAGAGGCCATTACAGGCTATAAGTATGAGCCTTGGCATTTACGCTATGTCGGCAAGGAAATCGCCGCGGATATTTTTGAACGGGACATTACCTTGGAAGAATATTATGATGCTGTTCCGGTATCCGGAACTCCATAG
- a CDS encoding DEAD/DEAH box helicase, which yields MTTFDQWGISPELIRTLQHHGISTPTPVQEEAIPVLLAGEDAIVQAQTGTGKTLAFLLPIMDKLKADRPDPQALIITPTRELAIQITAEARKLAAAREGISILAAYGGQDVERQLRKLHNGTQLVIGTPGRLLDHLRRGSLTLGAVRMLVLDEADQMLHMGFLAEVEAIIHMVPKNRQTMLFSATMPDNVKRLARSYMDRPRDIRIAETSRVTLDSIRQILVECTDRGKQGALIELIRTHRPYLAVIFCRTKRRASKLNEALQEAGFASDELHGDLSQSKREQVMRAFRDAKLELLVATDVAARGIDVEGVTHVFNYDIPQDVDSYIHRIGRTGRAGGKGVAITFASPRDIDALRHIERGIGMKLERRRQEKSETAASVSRDTAGSRESKDSAGKGRRPEGRKPAGGRAGEGRRGQGSGKGSRERQSTRSTQARGAKPSNTRSGHASRSDSGGRRGRSERGGRRGR from the coding sequence TTGACGACTTTCGATCAATGGGGCATTTCGCCTGAGCTTATTCGAACGCTACAACATCATGGCATCAGCACTCCGACACCAGTACAGGAGGAGGCTATTCCTGTCCTGCTGGCAGGGGAGGACGCGATTGTCCAGGCCCAGACGGGAACAGGGAAGACGCTGGCATTCCTGCTGCCGATCATGGACAAGCTGAAGGCGGATCGCCCTGACCCACAGGCGCTGATCATCACGCCAACCCGGGAATTGGCCATTCAAATTACGGCGGAGGCGCGCAAGCTGGCTGCTGCCCGCGAGGGGATATCGATTCTCGCTGCGTATGGAGGACAAGATGTGGAGCGGCAGCTTCGCAAATTGCACAATGGCACCCAACTGGTCATCGGTACACCGGGCCGATTGCTGGATCATTTGCGCCGCGGTTCGCTGACGCTGGGTGCTGTACGCATGCTCGTGCTCGATGAAGCGGACCAGATGCTGCATATGGGCTTCCTGGCCGAAGTAGAGGCGATTATTCATATGGTACCGAAAAACCGCCAGACCATGCTGTTTTCCGCGACGATGCCGGACAATGTCAAGCGGCTTGCCCGGTCATACATGGACCGGCCGCGGGATATCCGCATCGCAGAGACCTCCCGTGTCACGCTGGACAGTATCCGCCAAATTCTCGTGGAATGCACGGACCGTGGCAAGCAGGGGGCTTTGATCGAGCTCATCCGCACCCATCGCCCTTATCTGGCGGTCATCTTCTGCCGGACGAAGCGGCGTGCGAGCAAGCTGAACGAAGCTTTGCAGGAGGCCGGGTTTGCCTCCGACGAGCTGCACGGGGATTTATCCCAATCCAAACGGGAGCAGGTGATGCGCGCATTCCGCGATGCGAAACTGGAGCTGCTCGTTGCTACCGATGTAGCGGCCAGAGGCATCGATGTTGAAGGCGTAACCCATGTGTTTAATTATGATATTCCGCAGGATGTGGACAGCTACATCCACCGGATCGGCCGTACGGGCCGGGCTGGCGGGAAAGGGGTGGCGATAACCTTTGCTTCTCCGCGAGATATCGATGCACTGCGCCATATTGAACGGGGCATAGGGATGAAGCTGGAACGGCGCCGTCAGGAGAAGAGCGAAACAGCAGCTTCTGTGAGCCGGGATACGGCAGGCAGTCGGGAATCCAAGGATTCCGCCGGAAAAGGAAGACGGCCTGAAGGCAGGAAGCCGGCAGGCGGAAGAGCAGGCGAAGGGCGCCGCGGCCAAGGCAGCGGGAAGGGCAGCCGTGAACGTCAATCCACCCGGTCCACCCAGGCTAGGGGCGCTAAGCCATCTAATACGAGAAGCGGACACGCCTCCCGCAGCGACAGCGGCGGCCGGCGCGGCAGATCGGAACGGGGAGGGCGCCGGGGGCGGTAA